Proteins encoded within one genomic window of Pigmentiphaga sp. H8:
- a CDS encoding LysR substrate-binding domain-containing protein produces the protein MKLNQLRDLVAIVEHGGLRAAARRLGVAQPLLTRSVRGLEKELGTPLFERQARGMVLTPLGRLFHERARGMVNELRRARDELAQAQGSGAGTVIAGLSIMPHMGLLPRALPAFRRRYPQVYLQLIEGLFPDLESQLRSGAIDFYLGAAPGTVPAGFIVEPLFSNTRAVVCRKGHPLARSRSLKALAGAEWALPSTDYDNQDDLARLFQEYGLPAPRVALQARTALSMMVALANSDLLALLPVQWREFDLTRDSLQVIAVRENLPAPDIVLIRRAEMPMTPAAEHLCDLMQRNAPSLQPTRGRA, from the coding sequence ATGAAACTCAATCAGCTGCGGGACCTCGTGGCCATCGTCGAACATGGCGGGCTGCGCGCCGCCGCCCGCCGGCTCGGCGTGGCGCAGCCGCTGCTCACCCGCAGCGTGCGCGGCCTGGAAAAGGAACTGGGCACGCCGCTGTTCGAACGCCAGGCGCGCGGCATGGTCCTGACGCCGCTCGGGCGGCTGTTCCACGAACGCGCGCGCGGCATGGTCAACGAACTGCGCCGGGCGCGCGACGAACTGGCGCAGGCCCAGGGCTCGGGCGCCGGCACGGTCATCGCCGGCTTGTCCATCATGCCGCACATGGGCCTGCTGCCCCGCGCCCTGCCCGCCTTCCGGCGGCGCTATCCTCAGGTGTACCTGCAGCTCATCGAAGGCCTGTTCCCCGACCTCGAATCGCAGTTGCGCAGCGGCGCCATCGATTTCTACCTGGGCGCCGCGCCCGGCACCGTGCCGGCCGGTTTCATCGTCGAACCGCTGTTCTCCAATACCCGCGCCGTGGTCTGCCGCAAGGGACATCCGCTGGCGCGCTCGCGTTCGCTCAAGGCGCTGGCCGGCGCCGAGTGGGCCCTGCCCTCGACCGACTACGACAACCAGGACGACCTGGCGCGGCTGTTCCAGGAATACGGCCTGCCCGCGCCGCGCGTGGCGCTCCAGGCGCGCACCGCGCTGTCGATGATGGTGGCGCTGGCCAACAGCGACCTGCTCGCGCTGCTGCCGGTGCAATGGCGGGAATTCGACCTGACGCGCGATTCGCTGCAGGTGATCGCCGTGCGCGAAAACCTGCCCGCGCCCGACATCGTGCTGATCCGGCGCGCCGAGATGCCCATGACGCCGGCGGCCGAACACCTGTGCGATCTCATGCAGCGCAACGCCCCGTCCCTCCAGCCCACGCGGGGCCGCGCATGA
- a CDS encoding tripartite tricarboxylate transporter substrate binding protein produces MQRIMASGRHSRLLAWVAGFAVALSLIQDSRAQTWPAKPVRMIVPFPPGAAPDVVARLIADRLSHGWGQPVYVENKPGAGGIPGMSTLARSGADGYTVGFVPAAAAVLTPLLYKQPQYDMDRDIVPVAAVGTSPMMVVVPGTSAIRSMADLAKEGKARPGTLNFAAAQAGSVPHLTGEMLARAGGFQLFTVPYAGSPAAINAVLAGEAALTIDGIPALVQHVKAGKMRALAVTSPRRLPGLESVPTVAETLPGFESLGWFALFAPTGTPGAVVERINADINRLLDDKELVSRLADLGVYPMHGSAADLQAFVRGQQAVWKNTVQELAIQPQ; encoded by the coding sequence ATGCAACGCATCATGGCCTCGGGCCGGCACAGCCGGTTGCTGGCATGGGTGGCAGGGTTCGCCGTCGCCCTGTCGCTGATTCAGGATTCAAGGGCCCAGACCTGGCCCGCCAAGCCGGTCAGGATGATCGTGCCGTTCCCGCCCGGGGCCGCGCCCGACGTCGTGGCGCGGTTGATCGCCGACCGGCTCTCGCACGGCTGGGGACAGCCCGTGTATGTCGAGAACAAGCCCGGCGCCGGGGGCATTCCGGGCATGTCCACGCTGGCGCGGTCCGGCGCCGACGGCTACACGGTGGGCTTCGTGCCCGCCGCCGCGGCGGTGCTCACGCCCTTGCTCTACAAGCAGCCGCAGTACGACATGGACCGCGACATCGTGCCCGTGGCCGCCGTGGGCACGAGCCCCATGATGGTGGTGGTGCCGGGCACGTCGGCCATCCGCTCCATGGCGGACCTGGCGAAGGAAGGGAAGGCCCGGCCGGGCACCTTGAATTTCGCGGCGGCGCAGGCCGGATCGGTGCCGCACCTGACCGGCGAGATGCTGGCGCGGGCCGGCGGATTCCAGCTTTTCACCGTGCCCTATGCCGGCTCGCCCGCCGCCATCAACGCGGTGCTGGCGGGCGAGGCGGCGTTGACCATCGACGGTATCCCCGCCCTGGTCCAGCACGTCAAGGCCGGCAAGATGCGGGCCCTGGCGGTGACTTCGCCGCGGCGGCTGCCGGGCCTGGAATCGGTGCCCACGGTGGCCGAGACCTTGCCGGGCTTCGAATCGCTGGGCTGGTTCGCGTTGTTCGCCCCCACCGGGACGCCCGGCGCGGTGGTCGAGCGCATCAACGCCGACATCAATCGCCTGCTGGACGACAAGGAACTGGTCTCGCGCCTGGCCGACCTGGGCGTCTACCCCATGCACGGCAGCGCGGCCGATCTCCAGGCCTTCGTGCGGGGCCAGCAGGCGGTCTGGAAGAACACGGTGCAGGAACTGGCGATCCAGCCCCAGTAG
- a CDS encoding SDR family NAD(P)-dependent oxidoreductase yields MNDRRKALVTGGATGIGRSAVLALARAGYDVAINYASSGKAAGEVASEAAALGARTMLLQCDVSDDAAVRQMMRAVDERFGHLDALVNNAGTTAAWKVRDLDSLDMDEWDRTFAVNVRGLFQVTRAAVPLLRKGTDPAIVNTASIVGLRPGPQPLPYAASKAAVVNLTKTLAWNLGPDIRVNAVAPGWMEGDWMQRMLGEKYGDLMGKRARATPLRRCVTADDVAETMLNLLQSNRFVTGEIVVIDGGYTSST; encoded by the coding sequence ATGAACGATAGAAGAAAAGCCCTGGTTACCGGCGGGGCGACCGGCATCGGCCGCAGCGCGGTGCTGGCCCTGGCGCGCGCCGGCTACGACGTGGCGATCAATTACGCCTCCAGCGGGAAGGCCGCCGGCGAAGTGGCCAGCGAGGCGGCGGCCCTGGGGGCCCGCACCATGCTGCTCCAGTGCGACGTGTCCGACGACGCGGCGGTGCGCCAGATGATGCGGGCCGTCGACGAGCGGTTCGGGCACCTGGACGCGCTGGTCAACAACGCCGGCACCACCGCGGCCTGGAAGGTCCGGGACCTGGACAGCCTGGACATGGACGAGTGGGACCGCACTTTCGCGGTGAACGTGCGGGGGCTTTTCCAGGTCACGCGCGCCGCGGTGCCGCTGCTCAGGAAGGGCACGGACCCGGCCATCGTCAACACGGCCAGCATCGTCGGCCTGCGGCCCGGCCCCCAGCCCTTGCCCTACGCCGCCAGCAAGGCGGCGGTCGTGAACCTGACCAAGACGCTGGCCTGGAACCTGGGGCCGGACATCCGGGTGAACGCCGTCGCGCCGGGTTGGATGGAGGGCGACTGGATGCAGCGCATGCTGGGCGAGAAGTACGGCGACCTCATGGGCAAGCGCGCCCGCGCCACGCCGCTGCGCCGCTGCGTGACCGCCGACGACGTGGCCGAGACCATGTTGAACCTGCTGCAATCGAACCGCTTCGTCACCGGCGAGATCGTCGTGATCGACGGCGGCTACACCAGCTCGACCTGA
- a CDS encoding (2,3-dihydroxybenzoyl)adenylate synthase, protein MLEGFVPFPPEFARRYRERGYWQDRSLAQEFAQVFARHADRVALVDGDRSHTYADLDRLSDNLALHLLALGLRPLDRVVPTLPNVAEFVILYFALQKIGAIPIAALVTHRYLEISQFVRLSQARCCVYPVSQGDFAFGPVVDRIQQENDCLRLRLVLGPAGPGEHSLAELIETPAPGDRAALRDIRIDPEDPCIFQLSGGTTGIPKLIPRTNNDYAYNSKVAAEVTRVDGDSVLLLVLPIAHNLPLACPGIQGFLFNGAKVVLHANTRPAEMFALIEKHRVTHLKVVPALLIRLINDPDIGRYDLSSLRLIQSGGQRMQPEVRSRTRRLIPTALVQENFGMSEGVLMFVRHDDPEDVLMETCGRPVCPDDEIRLIDDEGREVGPGEVGELSCRGPYTLRGYFGVPEYNARQFTPDGFYRSGDLMRRHPSGNYIVEGRKKDLINRGGEKISAEEIENLILMHPAVQNVACVPMPDPDMGERMCACVVLRAGASLTLPELVAFLKAREIAKFKLPERLEVLDDFPVSTFGKVSKKSLAEMVASRAAAA, encoded by the coding sequence ATGCTCGAAGGATTCGTCCCCTTTCCGCCCGAGTTCGCCCGCCGCTACCGCGAGCGGGGCTACTGGCAGGACCGCTCGCTGGCCCAGGAATTCGCGCAGGTCTTCGCGCGCCATGCGGACCGGGTGGCCCTGGTCGACGGCGATCGCAGCCATACCTACGCCGACCTGGACCGGCTAAGCGACAATCTGGCGCTGCACCTGCTGGCGCTGGGGCTGCGGCCGCTGGACCGCGTCGTGCCCACCCTGCCGAACGTGGCCGAATTCGTGATCCTGTATTTTGCGCTGCAGAAGATCGGCGCCATTCCCATCGCCGCGCTGGTCACTCATCGCTATCTGGAAATCAGCCAGTTCGTCAGGCTGTCGCAGGCGCGCTGCTGCGTCTATCCGGTATCGCAGGGGGACTTCGCCTTCGGTCCCGTCGTCGACCGCATACAGCAGGAGAACGACTGCCTGCGGCTGCGCCTCGTGCTGGGCCCGGCCGGGCCCGGGGAGCATTCGCTGGCCGAGCTGATCGAGACGCCGGCCCCCGGCGACCGCGCGGCCCTGCGCGACATCCGCATCGATCCCGAGGACCCCTGCATCTTCCAGCTGTCGGGCGGCACGACCGGGATTCCCAAGCTGATCCCGCGCACCAACAACGACTACGCCTACAACTCCAAGGTCGCGGCGGAAGTGACCCGGGTGGACGGCGACTCCGTGCTGCTGCTGGTGCTGCCCATCGCGCACAACCTGCCCTTGGCGTGTCCCGGCATACAGGGCTTCCTGTTCAACGGCGCCAAGGTGGTGCTGCACGCGAACACCCGTCCGGCCGAGATGTTCGCGCTGATCGAGAAACACCGCGTCACGCACCTGAAGGTGGTGCCGGCGTTGCTGATACGCCTGATCAACGATCCGGACATCGGGCGCTACGACCTGTCGTCGCTGCGGCTGATCCAGAGCGGCGGCCAGCGCATGCAGCCCGAGGTCCGCTCGCGCACCCGCCGCCTGATTCCCACCGCGCTGGTGCAGGAGAACTTCGGCATGTCCGAAGGCGTGCTGATGTTCGTGCGCCACGACGACCCCGAGGACGTGCTGATGGAAACCTGCGGCCGGCCGGTCTGCCCCGACGACGAGATCAGGCTGATCGACGACGAGGGGCGCGAGGTCGGGCCGGGCGAGGTGGGCGAACTGTCCTGCCGCGGTCCCTACACGCTGCGAGGCTACTTCGGCGTGCCCGAGTACAACGCCAGGCAGTTCACGCCCGACGGCTTCTACCGGTCCGGGGACCTGATGCGCAGGCATCCCTCGGGCAACTACATCGTCGAGGGCCGCAAGAAGGACCTGATCAACCGCGGCGGCGAGAAGATCAGCGCGGAAGAGATCGAGAACCTGATACTCATGCATCCCGCGGTACAGAACGTGGCCTGCGTTCCCATGCCGGATCCCGACATGGGCGAACGCATGTGCGCGTGCGTGGTGCTGAGGGCGGGCGCGTCGCTGACGCTGCCGGAGCTGGTGGCTTTCCTGAAGGCGCGCGAGATCGCCAAGTTCAAGCTGCCCGAGCGGCTGGAGGTCCTGGACGATTTTCCGGTGTCCACCTTCGGCAAGGTGTCGAAGAAATCCCTGGCCGAGATGGTGGCATCCCGGGCGGCCGCGGCCTGA
- a CDS encoding amidohydrolase family protein — protein MRIIDLHCYPGTQTWIDAQGPYVEALATYWKRNWVGKPEDEVVAEFAAAGVDACLVALDLETTVATPPCTNEYVHGMWKRHPDRIIQCWGALEPAKGEIAIRQARRAVRELGFMGFHFHPIMQHFAVNDTRYYPLFEEIASLGSAVMIDVGTTGMGAGLPGGMGARIRHAHPAAIDDLAADFPNLKIIMAHPGWPWVDETTAVALHKGNVYWEMSGWAPRHFPGNLKVDIRGRLQDKIMFGSDYPSLPYARILKEWQELDYSDTVMEKVMHGNAARVLGL, from the coding sequence ATGCGCATCATCGATTTGCACTGCTATCCGGGCACGCAGACCTGGATCGACGCCCAGGGCCCTTATGTCGAGGCCCTGGCCACCTACTGGAAGCGGAACTGGGTCGGCAAGCCCGAGGACGAGGTCGTGGCCGAATTCGCCGCCGCCGGCGTGGATGCCTGCCTGGTCGCGCTGGACCTGGAGACCACCGTGGCCACGCCGCCCTGCACCAACGAATACGTGCACGGCATGTGGAAACGGCATCCCGACCGCATCATCCAGTGCTGGGGCGCGCTCGAGCCCGCCAAGGGCGAAATCGCGATACGCCAGGCTCGCAGGGCGGTGCGCGAGCTGGGCTTCATGGGCTTTCACTTCCATCCCATCATGCAGCACTTCGCGGTCAACGACACGCGCTACTACCCGCTGTTCGAGGAAATCGCCTCGCTGGGCTCGGCCGTGATGATAGACGTCGGCACCACCGGCATGGGGGCCGGCCTGCCGGGTGGCATGGGCGCGCGCATACGCCACGCCCATCCGGCCGCCATCGACGACCTGGCGGCCGATTTTCCCAACCTGAAGATCATCATGGCGCACCCCGGCTGGCCCTGGGTGGACGAGACCACCGCCGTGGCCCTGCACAAGGGCAACGTCTATTGGGAGATGTCGGGCTGGGCGCCCAGGCATTTTCCGGGCAATCTCAAGGTCGACATCCGCGGCCGGCTGCAGGACAAGATCATGTTCGGCAGCGACTATCCCAGCCTGCCGTACGCGCGCATCCTGAAGGAATGGCAGGAACTGGACTACAGCGACACCGTGATGGAGAAGGTCATGCATGGCAACGCGGCGCGCGTGCTGGGGCTGTAG
- the czcI gene encoding cation efflux protein, CzcI family produces the protein MRRLFILLLLAFLPFQFTWAAAAGYCQHETGKVAQAHFGHHEHVHQDTGDKGDAKKAVHPDCVVCHMIALQAVLAGTPDLPKAGIAHAHPPAPPAFLAAAPVSLPERPQWRALA, from the coding sequence ATGCGCCGCCTGTTCATCCTGCTGCTGCTTGCCTTCCTGCCGTTCCAGTTCACCTGGGCAGCGGCGGCGGGCTATTGCCAGCACGAAACCGGCAAGGTGGCCCAGGCGCACTTCGGCCACCACGAACACGTCCATCAGGACACCGGCGACAAGGGCGACGCCAAGAAAGCGGTGCATCCCGACTGCGTGGTCTGCCACATGATCGCGTTGCAGGCCGTCCTGGCCGGCACCCCGGACCTGCCCAAGGCCGGCATCGCCCATGCCCATCCTCCCGCGCCGCCCGCCTTCCTGGCGGCGGCGCCCGTCTCGCTGCCCGAACGCCCCCAGTGGCGCGCGCTCGCCTAG
- a CDS encoding TolC family protein yields MRRLLWPLGLAAVLSSPMVVAQPRPDPVPIPILDQVPAAGGPLTLEAALAMAAAGNPALAAAAKEAEALQGGVVQARVLPNPDISFAVEDTRRDSRTTSVELGIPIELGGKRSARILAAERAQTVAVAEFTRARAQLRAATVAAFFDLLIAQEGVALANGSAQVAARAADIAARRVAAGKVPPLEETRARVERANADLEVETAQARVQEARRALGALWGEPDPRFGQAVGSLDVLPARAPVDALLRELEQAPELAAHRLEIERREAVIGVERSKRYPDVRLTAGTQRNNELGRNQTLLGVSIPLPLFDRNQGNLYEVTVRADQARDVHRAMQVRLAHELRQASAQLELARKSADALRGTVLPGARDAYEAATRGFEAGKSGFLDVLDAQRTLFQARIRYLAVLADTYQAAIAIDRVLGR; encoded by the coding sequence ATGCGCAGACTTCTATGGCCGCTCGGGCTGGCGGCCGTCTTGTCCAGCCCCATGGTCGTGGCCCAGCCGCGGCCCGATCCCGTTCCTATTCCCATTCTTGACCAGGTACCCGCCGCTGGCGGCCCGCTGACCCTGGAGGCGGCGCTGGCCATGGCTGCCGCGGGCAACCCGGCACTGGCGGCCGCCGCCAAGGAGGCCGAGGCCCTGCAGGGCGGCGTCGTCCAGGCGCGGGTCCTGCCCAATCCCGATATCTCGTTCGCCGTCGAGGACACGCGACGCGATTCGCGCACCACCAGCGTGGAGCTGGGCATTCCCATCGAGCTTGGCGGCAAGCGTTCCGCGCGCATCCTGGCGGCGGAGCGGGCGCAGACCGTGGCGGTGGCCGAGTTCACGCGGGCGCGTGCGCAATTGCGCGCGGCCACGGTGGCCGCCTTTTTCGACCTGCTGATCGCGCAGGAAGGGGTGGCGCTGGCCAACGGGTCGGCGCAGGTGGCGGCCCGGGCGGCGGACATCGCGGCCCGGCGGGTGGCGGCCGGCAAGGTCCCGCCGCTGGAAGAGACGCGGGCCCGCGTCGAGCGGGCCAATGCCGACCTCGAGGTCGAGACGGCGCAAGCGCGCGTGCAGGAGGCAAGACGGGCGCTGGGGGCGTTGTGGGGCGAACCCGATCCGCGCTTCGGCCAGGCCGTGGGCAGCCTGGACGTGCTGCCCGCGCGCGCGCCGGTCGATGCGCTGCTGCGGGAGCTGGAGCAGGCGCCCGAACTGGCGGCGCACCGGCTGGAGATCGAGCGCCGCGAGGCCGTGATCGGCGTCGAGCGCAGCAAGCGCTACCCGGACGTGCGGCTGACCGCGGGTACGCAGCGCAACAATGAGCTGGGGCGCAACCAGACCCTGCTGGGCGTGTCGATTCCGCTGCCGCTGTTCGACCGCAACCAGGGCAATCTGTACGAGGTCACGGTGCGCGCAGACCAGGCGCGCGACGTGCATCGCGCCATGCAAGTCAGGCTGGCCCACGAGCTGCGGCAAGCTTCCGCGCAGCTGGAACTGGCGCGCAAGAGCGCCGACGCGCTGCGCGGCACGGTGCTGCCCGGCGCGCGCGACGCCTATGAAGCCGCCACCCGCGGATTCGAGGCCGGCAAGTCCGGTTTCCTGGACGTCCTGGACGCGCAGCGCACGCTGTTCCAGGCCCGCATCCGCTATCTGGCCGTGCTGGCCGACACCTACCAGGCCGCCATCGCGATCGACCGCGTGCTGGGCCGCTGA
- a CDS encoding efflux RND transporter periplasmic adaptor subunit, whose product MSTTNKQKAAMAAILIAGALAVAGVLFWPAPHGEEDGHGHGGETPAGASADEHADDGLVKLSEAQVQAAGIRTAEAGPGVLRPTREFPGEIRFNEDRTAHVVPRLAGIVERVSADLGQQVRKGQVLAAIASTSLSDLRSELLAARKRETLAEETFVREKKLWEERVSAEQDYLQARTAREEARIAVQNAAQKLQAVGAAGRAPALNQYELRAPFDGTVVEKHMAMGEAVGDTTTVFTIADLSTVWAEFIVAPQDLAAVRVGEKVSISSSALNETAQGEVSYVGPLLGAQTRTATARVTLANPGMAWRPGLFITVKVLRGEEPVALAVPADAIQTVGDDSVVFTVVPGGFKAQPVKTGRRDGLRVEVLEGLAPGSRYAETNTFTLKAELGKASAEHTH is encoded by the coding sequence ATGTCGACGACGAACAAACAAAAGGCCGCGATGGCGGCCATCCTGATCGCGGGCGCGCTGGCGGTGGCCGGCGTGCTGTTCTGGCCCGCGCCGCATGGCGAGGAAGACGGCCACGGCCACGGCGGCGAGACGCCGGCCGGCGCATCGGCCGACGAGCACGCCGATGACGGCCTGGTGAAGCTGAGCGAAGCCCAGGTCCAGGCGGCCGGCATACGCACGGCCGAGGCTGGCCCGGGAGTGCTGCGGCCGACCCGCGAGTTCCCGGGCGAGATACGCTTCAACGAAGACCGCACGGCCCACGTCGTGCCCCGGCTGGCCGGCATCGTCGAGCGCGTGTCGGCGGACCTGGGGCAACAGGTCCGCAAGGGCCAGGTGCTGGCCGCGATCGCCAGCACGTCGCTGTCGGACCTGCGCAGCGAACTGCTGGCCGCGCGCAAGCGCGAGACCCTGGCCGAGGAAACCTTCGTGCGCGAAAAGAAGTTGTGGGAAGAGCGGGTGTCCGCCGAGCAGGACTACCTGCAGGCGCGCACCGCGCGGGAAGAGGCCAGGATCGCGGTGCAGAACGCCGCGCAGAAGCTCCAGGCCGTGGGCGCGGCGGGCCGGGCGCCCGCGCTGAACCAGTACGAACTGCGCGCGCCTTTCGACGGCACCGTGGTCGAGAAACACATGGCCATGGGCGAGGCGGTGGGCGATACCACCACCGTGTTCACCATCGCCGACCTGAGCACGGTCTGGGCCGAGTTCATCGTCGCTCCGCAGGACCTGGCGGCCGTGCGCGTGGGCGAGAAGGTCAGCATTTCCTCGTCCGCCCTGAACGAGACGGCCCAGGGGGAAGTGTCCTACGTCGGCCCGCTGCTGGGCGCGCAGACCCGCACCGCCACCGCCCGCGTCACGCTGGCCAATCCCGGCATGGCCTGGCGTCCCGGGCTCTTCATCACCGTCAAGGTGCTGCGCGGCGAAGAGCCCGTGGCCCTGGCCGTGCCGGCCGATGCCATCCAGACGGTGGGCGATGACAGCGTGGTGTTCACCGTCGTGCCCGGCGGCTTCAAGGCGCAGCCGGTGAAGACCGGCCGCCGCGACGGCCTGCGGGTGGAAGTGCTGGAGGGCCTGGCCCCCGGCTCGCGCTACGCCGAGACCAATACCTTCACGCTCAAGGCCGAGCTGGGCAAGGCCAGCGCCGAGCATACCCACTAG